One window from the genome of Desulforamulus ruminis DSM 2154 encodes:
- a CDS encoding LysR family transcriptional regulator has translation MDIRHLEYFIEVARQKSFSKAADKIRVSQSTVSKTIKDLETELGKALFNRNSKYVRLTDTGKILFTEAQQVVEMFQHMSTELESISKIEKGKINIGMPPITGATTFAKLLGEFKKTYPNIEITLFEYGSKTVQLGIQDGSLDVGLICCPTNQELYEAIYFTKDPLWVVVHPDHPLTRYPKVDFASLAGESFVLYHRDFSLYDEIVMRCKMAGFQPKVIFETSQRELMIQIVEAKLGIVLLPSKICQELDPQRVTSIPMADPQIFLELSLIWKKGRYLSYATLLWIKYVRNYLLNKTK, from the coding sequence ATGGATATTAGACATTTGGAATATTTCATTGAAGTGGCGCGGCAAAAAAGCTTTAGCAAAGCCGCCGATAAAATTCGTGTTTCCCAGTCCACCGTGAGTAAAACCATCAAGGATTTAGAAACCGAGCTAGGCAAAGCCCTGTTTAACCGCAACTCGAAATATGTCCGGCTCACCGATACGGGGAAGATTTTATTTACCGAAGCCCAGCAGGTCGTAGAAATGTTTCAGCATATGTCTACGGAGCTGGAAAGCATATCTAAAATTGAAAAAGGAAAAATCAACATTGGCATGCCGCCTATCACCGGAGCCACAACCTTTGCCAAATTACTGGGCGAGTTTAAAAAGACCTATCCCAATATCGAGATCACCCTGTTTGAATACGGTTCCAAAACGGTTCAACTGGGCATCCAGGACGGCTCCCTGGATGTTGGCCTAATCTGCTGCCCAACCAATCAAGAGTTATATGAAGCAATTTATTTTACAAAAGATCCTTTATGGGTGGTTGTTCATCCGGACCACCCCTTAACCCGGTATCCCAAAGTGGATTTTGCATCACTGGCGGGTGAAAGTTTTGTATTGTATCACCGTGATTTCAGCCTCTACGACGAAATTGTCATGCGCTGCAAAATGGCCGGGTTTCAGCCTAAAGTGATCTTTGAGACATCACAGCGGGAACTCATGATTCAAATTGTGGAAGCAAAACTGGGGATTGTGCTTTTGCCCAGCAAGATATGCCAAGAGCTGGACCCCCAAAGGGTAACCTCCATTCCCATGGCCGATCCGCAAATATTCCTGGAGCTTTCTTTAATCTGGAAAAAAGGGCGTTATCTTTCTTACGCAACCCTGTTATGGATAAAGTATGTCCGGAATTATTTGCTAAATAAAACAAAATAA
- a CDS encoding IS110 family transposase yields the protein MQQQHLLVGVDVGCRKHHVAIGGPGGITEQFEITHDARGFAYFFERVSEQARRQRLPVVVGMEGTNGYARPLDQLVKDKGYTLLNVNNLKLARFKEIFASPAKTDSIDVHNITISGDVSQGDGSVVLR from the coding sequence ATGCAACAACAGCACCTGTTAGTCGGCGTGGATGTAGGGTGCCGCAAACATCACGTCGCCATTGGTGGACCGGGCGGGATCACAGAACAATTTGAAATCACACATGACGCTCGCGGCTTTGCGTATTTCTTTGAGCGTGTTAGTGAACAGGCACGACGCCAACGCTTGCCGGTTGTCGTCGGCATGGAAGGCACTAACGGCTATGCCCGGCCCTTAGATCAACTCGTTAAAGACAAAGGGTATACCCTCTTGAATGTCAACAACTTAAAATTGGCGCGGTTTAAAGAAATATTTGCGTCTCCGGCCAAAACGGACAGTATTGATGTGCACAATATCACAATATCAGGGGACGTATCACAGGGGGACGGTTCCGTTGTGCTAAGATAA
- a CDS encoding YczE/YyaS/YitT family protein, producing the protein MRRTMLYGLQLAWFMLGLFIFGLAISLMVKAGLGVAPWDVLHLGLTHYLPFTFGQVMIGSGVVCVIIAVFLRVRPTLGTVLNMIFIGVFVDLINKMALLPDPVSNAWRWSYLLLGIVLCGFATGLYITAALGTGPRDSLMVGLHQVTGWRIGPVRTIIEVSVVLLGYILSGPIGWGTLVFSLTIGWTTEYSLKFFYWCGNRRWFKQLIGSMGEINTAVSSQQKA; encoded by the coding sequence ATGAGAAGGACAATGCTATATGGGCTTCAGCTCGCCTGGTTTATGCTGGGCCTTTTTATTTTTGGTCTTGCCATTTCACTGATGGTTAAAGCAGGGCTGGGAGTGGCCCCCTGGGATGTGCTTCATTTAGGATTAACCCATTACCTGCCCTTTACCTTTGGGCAAGTTATGATCGGGTCCGGTGTCGTCTGCGTCATCATCGCCGTCTTTCTCAGAGTCAGACCAACCCTTGGCACCGTTTTAAACATGATCTTTATTGGCGTTTTTGTTGATTTAATTAATAAAATGGCTCTTTTGCCCGACCCGGTTTCCAATGCCTGGCGCTGGAGCTACCTGCTCCTTGGGATCGTACTTTGCGGTTTTGCCACCGGCCTGTATATTACCGCCGCCCTGGGGACGGGACCCAGAGACAGCCTGATGGTAGGGCTGCACCAGGTTACCGGCTGGCGCATTGGACCGGTACGCACCATCATAGAGGTATCCGTAGTCCTGCTGGGCTATATATTAAGCGGCCCCATCGGCTGGGGCACCTTGGTCTTTTCCCTGACCATTGGCTGGACCACGGAATACAGCCTGAAATTTTTTTACTGGTGCGGCAATCGGCGCTGGTTCAAACAGTTGATCGGCAGTATGGGAGAAATAAACACGGCCGTTTCTAGCCAGCAGAAAGCATAA
- a CDS encoding IS3 family transposase (programmed frameshift) has protein sequence MRKRFTEEQIIGILNSHENGMPVADILRQHGISEQTFYRWKSKYGGMEASDAKKLKQLEEENRRLKLLVGELTLDNQALKWVIGKKQVKPARKRKLVKELQDTFGMSERRACRLVGIGRSSHRYVPSTSEENEALKTRISELAFKWRRFGYRRIHALLQREGQKVNHKKVYRLYRLAGLAVRRRKRKRVLSGRGRPPTVTPQPNVRWSMDFVSDSTATGQRFRVFVVIDEATRECLASEVDTSITGRRVTRVLDRIAIYRGYPKEILSDNGPEFAGLTLNQWAYEHRVIQLFIDPGKPMQNSHVESFNGKLRDECLNEHWFRGVSEARRIIEEWRHEYNTVRPHSGLSNKTPVEYATDLAKKTCEQIS, from the exons ATGAGAAAACGTTTCACCGAAGAGCAGATCATTGGAATACTTAACTCCCATGAGAATGGGATGCCGGTAGCTGACATTCTTCGGCAACATGGCATTAGCGAACAAACCTTTTATCGCTGGAAATCTAAATACGGCGGAATGGAAGCAAGTGATGCGAAGAAACTTAAGCAGTTGGAAGAGGAAAACCGCAGACTTAAGCTACTCGTAGGTGAACTAACCCTCGACAACCAGGCTCTAAAGTGGGTTATTG GAAAAAAACAAGTAAAGCCTGCTCGCAAGCGAAAGCTTGTTAAAGAACTCCAAGATACTTTTGGTATGAGTGAACGCAGAGCGTGCAGGCTTGTTGGTATCGGACGCTCCAGTCATAGATATGTTCCTTCTACTTCAGAAGAGAACGAGGCATTGAAAACGAGAATATCTGAACTTGCCTTTAAGTGGCGTCGCTTTGGATATAGACGAATCCATGCCTTACTTCAGCGTGAAGGACAGAAAGTTAACCACAAGAAAGTATATAGGCTATACCGGCTTGCTGGACTCGCTGTCCGTCGCCGCAAAAGAAAACGTGTTCTCTCTGGAAGGGGCCGCCCCCCCACAGTTACGCCTCAACCGAATGTAAGGTGGTCTATGGATTTTGTTAGTGACTCAACAGCAACTGGGCAGCGATTTAGAGTTTTTGTAGTGATTGATGAAGCAACTCGAGAGTGTCTGGCCAGCGAAGTGGATACTTCAATAACAGGACGGCGTGTGACAAGAGTACTAGATAGAATTGCTATTTACAGAGGTTATCCCAAAGAAATCCTCTCTGATAACGGACCTGAATTTGCAGGACTGACCTTGAATCAATGGGCTTATGAACATAGGGTTATCCAACTGTTTATAGACCCCGGTAAACCAATGCAAAATAGCCATGTAGAAAGCTTTAATGGAAAACTCCGAGATGAATGCCTTAATGAACACTGGTTCAGAGGCGTAAGTGAGGCTCGTCGAATTATTGAAGAGTGGCGTCATGAATACAATACAGTTCGTCCACATAGCGGACTGAGCAACAAAACACCAGTAGAATATGCTACAGATCTGGCTAAAAAAACCTGTGAACAAATTTCGTGA
- a CDS encoding complex I 24 kDa subunit family protein, protein MKSAGRLLNKQDSSNPFAIIDHIVREHNLTEGSAIVILQQIQAAYGYVGKPMLERVSQLTGIPSSVLGSIVTFYTQFRLEPMGENLIQVCHGTACHLAGAERISEVLRQETGVPEGKTSVDGKFTVKKVACLGCCSLGPVVTVNDETFARVTPEKARQLIKEKRNDCRCNHSTDHDSPEEVIPVD, encoded by the coding sequence ATGAAATCAGCCGGTCGTTTATTAAATAAACAGGACAGTTCAAATCCCTTCGCCATAATTGATCACATTGTACGTGAACATAATTTGACTGAAGGCTCGGCCATTGTGATCCTGCAGCAAATTCAGGCGGCCTATGGTTATGTGGGTAAACCAATGTTGGAGCGTGTGTCCCAGCTAACCGGTATCCCATCCAGTGTCCTTGGCAGCATTGTAACCTTTTATACCCAATTCAGGCTTGAGCCCATGGGTGAAAATTTAATTCAGGTTTGTCATGGCACAGCCTGCCACCTGGCTGGAGCTGAAAGGATATCAGAGGTACTTCGTCAGGAAACCGGTGTCCCGGAAGGCAAAACCAGTGTGGACGGCAAATTTACCGTTAAAAAAGTTGCCTGCCTCGGTTGCTGTAGTCTGGGCCCGGTAGTCACCGTCAATGATGAGACCTTTGCCAGAGTTACACCGGAAAAAGCCCGTCAGTTAATAAAGGAGAAGCGTAATGACTGCCGGTGTAATCATTCAACTGATCATGACTCCCCGGAGGAGGTGATACCAGTTGATTAA
- a CDS encoding DUF2599 domain-containing protein — protein MKNLSKLFSLLLVVMMVIVSTTTATAFAGEDSSKNVLSEVDQLKADIAEIESVDLNDLQEFYNQNKDWIEDVNTRLEEYMADIPEDQRDTVLKELRGDNPYARAASDYFDTYTYHYRGDFWTYSMTPKTSTRLMWPYAEAGWIELGRIYSGLRNDNGSLYNQYKCHFDLVVEADWDIEVGRPLVSYVETVKKLCNP, from the coding sequence ATGAAGAATTTGAGTAAGTTGTTTTCATTGTTGCTTGTTGTTATGATGGTTATTGTCTCCACAACAACCGCAACTGCATTTGCTGGAGAAGATTCCAGTAAAAATGTGCTGAGTGAGGTCGATCAGCTTAAAGCAGACATAGCAGAAATTGAGAGTGTTGACCTTAATGATCTCCAAGAATTCTACAATCAAAATAAGGATTGGATTGAAGATGTAAACACCAGGCTTGAGGAATACATGGCAGACATCCCCGAAGATCAAAGAGACACTGTATTGAAAGAATTACGTGGAGATAATCCATATGCACGAGCTGCTTCGGATTATTTTGATACGTACACCTATCATTATAGGGGTGACTTTTGGACATATAGTATGACACCTAAAACGTCAACCCGATTGATGTGGCCTTATGCTGAGGCTGGCTGGATTGAACTGGGCAGGATCTATTCTGGTTTACGTAATGATAACGGTAGCTTATACAACCAATATAAGTGCCACTTTGATTTGGTAGTTGAAGCAGATTGGGATATAGAAGTAGGAAGACCACTTGTAAGTTATGTTGAAACTGTTAAAAAACTTTGTAATCCCTAG
- a CDS encoding lipid II flippase Amj family protein, translated as MKACLYELMVLTFIIHLIDTLSYSVRLNSVRSGQFALSMSFFNLFVLVSRTANTFQAPLIGSLIGISITSGIEPSLELRKIIFSSTIGTLVAIFLIPWFLRIFSAAVKRLDLQGSVLSVLVEAFSLSTMKQLIRKAVKPSRSMISTIRFNNIPKRLLILNTVITGIYTIGVLSANYSAMFVAEQDRLAAASSAGMINGIATIMLTLFIDPKAAIITDQALKGDRPYNDVKALVTLLIGTKLLGTILGQFLFLPAAKLIAYFYNS; from the coding sequence ATGAAAGCATGTTTATATGAGTTAATGGTGCTAACTTTTATCATACATTTAATTGATACATTATCTTATTCCGTAAGACTTAACTCAGTTAGAAGTGGGCAATTCGCATTGTCCATGTCTTTTTTTAATTTGTTTGTTCTTGTTTCAAGAACAGCCAATACCTTTCAAGCACCTCTTATCGGTAGTTTGATTGGTATAAGTATAACAAGCGGGATCGAACCTTCTTTAGAGCTACGAAAAATAATTTTTTCATCGACAATCGGCACATTGGTTGCTATTTTTTTGATCCCCTGGTTTCTCAGAATATTTTCTGCGGCTGTGAAAAGATTAGATCTGCAAGGTTCCGTTCTGTCAGTATTAGTAGAAGCATTTAGCCTTTCAACTATGAAACAGCTAATTAGGAAAGCTGTAAAGCCCTCCAGGTCAATGATCAGCACAATCCGTTTTAATAATATACCAAAACGATTATTGATTTTAAATACCGTCATTACAGGTATTTATACAATCGGTGTTTTATCCGCTAATTATTCGGCAATGTTCGTTGCAGAACAGGACCGTCTGGCTGCTGCCTCTTCCGCAGGCATGATTAATGGAATTGCCACGATAATGTTGACATTATTTATTGATCCTAAAGCTGCAATCATAACAGACCAAGCATTAAAAGGGGATAGACCCTATAATGATGTAAAAGCATTGGTGACTTTGTTAATTGGTACAAAACTTTTAGGGACTATTTTGGGTCAATTTTTATTTTTACCTGCAGCTAAATTGATTGCCTACTTCTATAATAGTTAG
- a CDS encoding cyclic lactone autoinducer peptide: MRLFKKLLYTPLILCALLIADIGIRPVSLFLWYQPVPPVKNNSRQKGL; encoded by the coding sequence ATGCGTCTGTTTAAAAAGTTGCTTTATACTCCATTGATACTGTGCGCTTTATTGATTGCCGACATCGGAATCCGGCCGGTCAGCCTCTTTCTCTGGTACCAGCCGGTCCCTCCTGTAAAAAACAATTCACGTCAGAAGGGTTTGTAA
- a CDS encoding rhodanese-like domain-containing protein — MKRYMSILFLLTIFLLSPSESFSNEKNIIPVEYNRDISPNSIVKYNIEKYLFGIVNREDYSISSLTLANMILEDSHNIYILDIRKKEDYIKGYIPGAVNCWHHNICQFIPSIPKDKKIIVYCYLGQSSGQIVGVLRTAGYNAFSLQGGWNNGWLEFAKTDEDASCGCSPAPKPSSSIH; from the coding sequence ATGAAACGGTATATGAGTATTCTTTTTTTACTGACTATATTTTTACTAAGCCCAAGCGAATCCTTTTCAAATGAAAAAAATATTATTCCAGTTGAATATAATAGGGATATTAGTCCCAACTCTATAGTAAAATATAATATTGAGAAATATCTCTTCGGAATTGTAAACCGGGAAGATTATTCAATTTCCTCTTTAACACTTGCCAACATGATTTTGGAAGATTCCCACAACATTTATATTTTAGATATCAGGAAAAAGGAAGACTATATAAAAGGCTACATACCAGGGGCTGTAAATTGTTGGCATCATAACATTTGTCAGTTTATTCCTTCTATACCTAAAGATAAGAAAATAATTGTCTATTGTTATTTAGGTCAATCATCTGGCCAAATAGTAGGAGTTCTGAGAACTGCAGGTTACAATGCGTTCTCTCTACAAGGTGGTTGGAATAACGGATGGCTTGAGTTTGCTAAAACAGACGAAGATGCTAGTTGCGGTTGTAGCCCGGCCCCCAAACCATCTTCCTCTATTCACTAG
- a CDS encoding LytTR family DNA-binding domain-containing protein: protein MPQEVILITRENRKTVLHTTKQRLETTETLNDIEKRLTGSSFFRSHRGYIVNLSLIKEIYPWGKKGYQVTFSGTKETALLTNEKFKELEKRLLYPETN from the coding sequence ATGCCCCAAGAAGTTATCCTTATCACCAGAGAAAACAGAAAAACCGTACTCCATACGACCAAACAAAGATTGGAAACGACGGAAACCCTTAACGATATAGAAAAAAGATTAACCGGAAGCTCCTTTTTCCGCTCCCACCGGGGTTATATAGTAAACCTCAGCCTGATCAAAGAAATTTACCCCTGGGGCAAGAAAGGATACCAAGTTACCTTTTCTGGAACCAAAGAAACAGCCCTATTAACAAATGAGAAATTTAAGGAACTTGAAAAGAGATTACTTTACCCGGAAACTAATTAG
- a CDS encoding LytR/AlgR family response regulator transcription factor yields MLTVFIAEDDSSMRHVLKRTLEQIPGTKVLGEAGDGVTALKMIEKLRPRVVFIDIDLPEKNGVDLAREICDIDPQILLIFATAYDDYTHEAFEVYAFDYLVKPFKLDRVKKTLERINQMDLQRASAANYFHPPVAGEITPPRLVLRQNEKLLFLDTQEVILITRENRKTILHTTKQKLETTETLNDIERRLTGNSFFRSHRGYIVNLSLIKEIYPWGKKGYQITFSGTKETALLTNEKFKELEKRLLYPETN; encoded by the coding sequence ATGCTAACGGTTTTCATTGCTGAAGACGATTCTTCCATGCGCCATGTCCTTAAAAGGACGCTGGAACAAATACCGGGAACGAAGGTTCTGGGAGAAGCGGGTGATGGTGTCACTGCATTAAAAATGATCGAAAAACTGAGACCCCGGGTGGTTTTTATAGATATTGACCTGCCGGAAAAAAACGGGGTTGACCTGGCGCGAGAAATCTGCGACATTGACCCGCAAATCCTCCTTATATTTGCCACAGCCTACGATGACTATACCCATGAGGCCTTTGAAGTGTATGCCTTTGATTACCTGGTAAAGCCCTTCAAACTGGACCGGGTTAAAAAGACCCTGGAAAGAATAAATCAAATGGACTTGCAGAGGGCCTCCGCTGCAAATTACTTCCACCCCCCTGTTGCCGGGGAGATTACGCCGCCCAGACTGGTTCTCAGGCAAAATGAAAAATTGCTGTTTCTGGACACCCAAGAAGTTATTCTTATCACCAGAGAAAACAGAAAAACCATACTCCATACGACCAAACAAAAACTGGAAACGACGGAAACCCTTAACGATATAGAAAGAAGATTAACCGGGAACTCCTTTTTCCGGTCCCACCGGGGCTATATAGTAAACTTGAGTCTGATCAAAGAAATTTACCCCTGGGGCAAAAAAGGATACCAAATTACCTTCTCCGGAACCAAAGAAACAGCCCTTTTAACAAATGAGAAATTTAAGGAATTAGAAAAGAGATTACTTTACCCGGAAACCAATTAG
- a CDS encoding transposase, translating into MSPLEQVKESLQPVLTVSEIEQQLKRLSRRRRQLVQEKVNVQNRMQVDLQSVCPGFLDIIHKVDALYVLRFLSFRSDLRQLARLRPATIRSIPGIGVTKAAVLARWQSSAVFGSEIAWVGPMIVEDAKRLLQLKEAIDSLEAQLEALVKQSLLARILDSIPGFGTISAAEVSGEIGTMTRFASEASLAIYLGMAPLDNSSGKHKGTKSPQQVNKRAKAAMMVGMGHHIRKVAESKAYYEKKRTEGKRHNQALRSLGRHITRVFWSMVKNNRLYEEKKQSPVT; encoded by the coding sequence TTGAGCCCCCTGGAGCAGGTCAAAGAATCCCTGCAACCCGTACTGACCGTCAGCGAGATCGAACAGCAGCTCAAACGGCTCAGTCGCCGCCGCAGACAGTTAGTACAGGAGAAAGTCAATGTGCAAAACCGCATGCAGGTGGACCTTCAATCTGTGTGCCCAGGATTTCTTGATATCATTCATAAAGTGGATGCGCTCTATGTATTGCGCTTCCTCAGCTTTCGTTCCGATCTACGCCAGCTAGCCAGACTGAGGCCGGCCACCATCCGAAGCATTCCCGGCATAGGCGTGACCAAAGCGGCGGTGTTGGCACGATGGCAGTCCAGCGCCGTCTTTGGATCGGAAATTGCCTGGGTGGGACCGATGATTGTAGAAGACGCCAAACGCTTGCTGCAACTAAAGGAAGCAATTGATTCGCTGGAAGCCCAACTGGAGGCTTTGGTTAAACAGTCTTTACTAGCAAGAATCCTTGACAGCATCCCGGGGTTCGGGACGATCAGCGCAGCGGAGGTCAGTGGCGAAATTGGGACGATGACACGATTTGCGTCAGAAGCCAGTCTAGCTATCTATTTAGGGATGGCTCCGCTTGACAACAGTTCCGGCAAGCATAAGGGAACGAAATCGCCGCAACAAGTTAATAAACGGGCTAAGGCAGCCATGATGGTGGGCATGGGGCATCATATCCGCAAAGTAGCTGAATCAAAAGCATATTATGAAAAGAAACGGACCGAAGGAAAAAGGCACAATCAGGCCTTGCGTTCGTTAGGTAGACACATTACCCGTGTCTTTTGGAGCATGGTAAAAAACAACCGTCTATACGAAGAAAAAAAACAATCTCCTGTTACATAA
- a CDS encoding thioredoxin family protein, which produces MLKHIRKFAVIVFFLIVILIVSFYVKSLNNEYVLDITVANTFYEISDGFVYFGRPTCPSCELFKPLLTEVAKEENIQVYYFNTDYFRNNSLLTEAELKEIFEKYQIQQVPILIKLVNGSLDSSFGANFIEEESGKIKEEIRDFVTYKELPIEYIPHYTIVIILFIISILIIVMLFLLKNKIKSKKIIFILLMTNISTIIILIFSIKPMMDYLEHNNLSKDPKMVILLLMTIVINLVSLIKLVIMYNKFQKREDGTEKSGSDTISEI; this is translated from the coding sequence ATGTTGAAACATATACGAAAGTTCGCTGTAATAGTGTTTTTTTTAATCGTAATTTTAATTGTCAGTTTCTACGTTAAATCTCTCAATAATGAATATGTGTTAGATATTACAGTAGCAAATACATTTTATGAGATATCTGATGGATTTGTTTACTTTGGTAGGCCGACCTGCCCTAGTTGTGAGCTTTTTAAACCCTTACTAACAGAAGTAGCAAAAGAAGAAAACATACAAGTATATTATTTTAATACGGATTATTTTAGAAATAATTCTCTTCTTACTGAGGCTGAATTGAAAGAAATTTTTGAAAAATATCAGATTCAGCAAGTGCCCATATTGATAAAATTAGTGAATGGCTCACTTGATAGTAGCTTTGGTGCAAATTTTATCGAAGAAGAATCGGGAAAGATAAAAGAAGAGATAAGAGATTTTGTTACATATAAAGAACTCCCCATTGAGTATATACCGCATTATACGATTGTAATAATATTATTCATTATATCAATATTAATTATTGTCATGCTATTTTTATTAAAAAATAAAATAAAATCAAAAAAAATCATTTTTATCCTGTTGATGACTAATATATCTACCATTATTATATTAATTTTCTCAATAAAACCAATGATGGATTATCTCGAACATAATAATCTTTCGAAAGACCCTAAAATGGTTATTCTGCTTTTGATGACAATTGTAATTAACCTTGTTTCACTAATAAAATTAGTAATAATGTATAATAAATTTCAAAAAAGAGAAGATGGAACAGAAAAATCAGGTTCAGATACTATTAGCGAGATATGA
- a CDS encoding sensor histidine kinase — MDDLPLIQLFLISLPEALLITALGFQLVRIELNRSSLILIGVTQAVFAYFIRLCPVPFGLHSVIGILVFILILRVVTGIGFRVVTITALLGLTIYLSLETVIAPTLLSLTGYALHRVMNDSFLRIAFFLPEASAIAFFIFVSKRCDYRLIDFSQEIGAEKEQKNATHGSGKPYFTLYILMLLPVLLMALLNLMLFVSQTNTFSDQYLSLFIAFFSLVIVIITFFSMGSIKKISQLKEKEFEAQKAGETIAQLDKLIRAIRKQRHDFNHHLQAVYGLLEVGEYQRARDYVRKIFLDISTPAELVKTDNPGITAMLYAKAGLAETRGVHFQAQVECSLKDIPLTTLEMNSLLGNLLDNAIEAADVHSGSKRLVTLEISQEQGEYRFIVTNTGTPIPTEILPRIYDWHFTTKGKGQGLGLPIAKEIIEKYSGNIEVAHRNRETIFTVHIPDKG, encoded by the coding sequence GTGGACGACCTGCCACTGATCCAGCTTTTTTTAATCTCTCTGCCGGAAGCACTGCTCATAACAGCACTGGGTTTCCAATTAGTAAGGATCGAGTTAAACCGGTCAAGCTTAATCCTCATTGGAGTAACCCAAGCCGTTTTTGCCTACTTTATCCGGCTCTGCCCGGTTCCCTTTGGCTTACACAGCGTCATTGGGATTTTGGTCTTTATTTTGATCCTGCGGGTGGTTACAGGAATCGGTTTTCGGGTTGTGACCATTACCGCCCTGTTAGGGTTGACCATTTATTTGTCCTTAGAAACCGTCATAGCTCCAACTCTTTTGAGTTTAACAGGCTATGCCCTGCACCGGGTTATGAATGACTCTTTCCTGAGAATCGCTTTCTTCCTGCCGGAGGCATCTGCCATTGCTTTCTTTATTTTTGTCTCTAAACGATGTGATTACCGGCTAATTGATTTTTCACAGGAGATTGGCGCAGAAAAGGAGCAAAAGAACGCAACCCATGGTTCCGGGAAACCCTATTTTACCCTGTATATACTGATGCTCCTACCGGTGCTGTTAATGGCGCTGTTAAATCTGATGTTGTTCGTCTCTCAAACCAACACCTTTTCCGATCAATATCTGAGTCTTTTTATTGCGTTTTTTAGTCTGGTGATTGTGATCATCACGTTTTTTTCCATGGGTTCTATTAAGAAAATATCGCAATTAAAGGAAAAGGAGTTTGAAGCTCAAAAAGCCGGAGAAACCATTGCCCAACTGGACAAATTGATCCGGGCCATTCGCAAACAGCGCCATGACTTTAACCACCATTTGCAGGCGGTCTATGGGCTGCTGGAAGTTGGGGAGTATCAAAGGGCCCGGGATTACGTACGGAAAATCTTTTTAGATATCTCCACCCCGGCCGAACTGGTAAAAACGGATAATCCGGGGATTACGGCCATGCTTTATGCCAAAGCCGGACTGGCTGAAACCAGGGGCGTCCATTTTCAGGCTCAGGTAGAATGCAGTTTAAAGGATATTCCCCTAACAACCCTGGAAATGAATTCCCTGTTGGGCAACCTGCTGGACAATGCCATCGAAGCGGCGGATGTTCATTCCGGATCAAAGAGATTGGTTACGCTGGAAATATCTCAGGAACAGGGAGAATATCGCTTCATCGTGACCAATACCGGCACGCCAATTCCCACGGAAATATTGCCCCGGATATACGATTGGCATTTTACCACCAAAGGGAAAGGCCAAGGTCTGGGGTTACCCATTGCTAAAGAGATTATTGAAAAATACTCCGGCAATATTGAAGTGGCTCATCGTAACCGTGAAACGATTTTTACAGTTCATATACCGGATAAAGGGTGA
- a CDS encoding accessory gene regulator ArgB-like protein, with protein sequence MDLHILASNMAQHMAKAVGMEKDKMDTLRFGLEIILGALIKGLVLFLLAYLLGIVPHVAAGLATAGLFRLLSGGAHCTSYGRCLTFGVLIYLFLGKLALQMESFFSQSILSVLVCCVTFVAFLCTVKWAPGEVPYRTMDKPREKTKFKILSLMYLLVWLALILHLIGEVDNSVLVAATLALILQTISFIPWGYRLITRADGFMIQLTKRRG encoded by the coding sequence GTGGATTTACATATATTAGCCAGTAACATGGCCCAACATATGGCCAAGGCTGTCGGAATGGAAAAGGATAAAATGGATACCCTGCGTTTCGGGCTGGAAATTATCCTGGGTGCATTAATAAAAGGACTGGTACTTTTTCTTTTGGCCTATCTTTTGGGGATCGTTCCCCATGTAGCCGCCGGTCTGGCTACAGCCGGACTGTTCCGGCTATTGTCCGGCGGCGCCCACTGCACCAGCTATGGACGATGTTTGACCTTCGGGGTGTTGATATATCTCTTTCTCGGCAAATTGGCCCTCCAGATGGAGTCCTTTTTCTCTCAAAGCATTCTTTCGGTTTTGGTTTGTTGTGTCACTTTTGTAGCCTTCCTGTGCACTGTTAAATGGGCTCCCGGCGAAGTACCCTATCGCACCATGGACAAGCCCCGGGAAAAAACCAAATTTAAAATTCTTTCTTTGATGTATCTGCTTGTATGGCTTGCTCTCATTCTCCATCTCATCGGCGAAGTGGACAATTCCGTTTTAGTAGCTGCTACTCTGGCCTTAATCTTACAAACCATAAGCTTTATCCCTTGGGGTTACAGGCTGATTACCCGTGCAGACGGGTTCATGATTCAGTTAACCAAAAGAAGGGGGTGA